The Alistipes finegoldii DSM 17242 DNA segment GTCCGGGTGTCGATGGCGGCGACTTTCGTGCTGGCGTTGGCCGGGACGTCGATCTGCTGTTCGAACTCCCCGGTCCGGCCGCCCGTCAGACGCACCGCCCGGACGCACAAGGTGCCTTTCTCCGGAGTGAGCAGGTCGGAAACGGCGTAGATGTCGAGCCGTCCGCCGTCGAGGATCGGGGAGATCAGTATGTCCGCGAATGCGTAGCGGGCGAAGTAGTGCTGCGCCTTCCAGACGCCGTACCAGTCGCGGCTCGACCACGAAGCTACCGGCCAGCAGTCGTTGTGCTGCCAGTAGAGCGATCCCCAGCAGTAGCCCTTGTCGCGGCGGTGCGCCTCGATCGCCGTTTTGATGGCGTCGCCCTGCAAGATCTGGGAGGCGTAGAGGAACGACTCGAAATCGTGCGGTTCGTGGTATTCGTTCAGCAGGTAGCTTTTGATCAGGTTGTTGGCGTGTTCGCCGCCCCGCTGGTGGGACATCATGACTTCCGACGTGATGTCTTGGTCGCCGGGCAGCGGCGCGTAGCGCTTCACCGTTTCGAAACACGGGAACGACTGGAACCCGTATTCGCTGAAGAAACGGCTGCGCTGGCGGTTGTACTCGGTGATGGGCTTTTTGGCGTGCCATACCTCCCAGTAGTGCCGGTCGCCCTCGTGGTCGTTGCTCATCGCGCCGTAGTCCGAGAAGGGCGAGGTGGGCTGGTAACCCATGTCGGGGGCGTATTCGGCCACCACTTGGGCCAGCATGCGGTAATACTGCTCCTCGTACTGTTTCCAGATGATGTCGGAGTATTTCGGGTCTACTTTGTCGACGTCGTATTTCCAGCCGCTGAGCCACGAATCCTGATTCTCGTTGTTGCCGCACCAGTAGACCACGCAGGCGTGGTTGCGCAGGCGTTTGACGTTGTCAACGGCCTCCAGACGCATGTTCTCCAGCAGCGCCCCTTCGGCCGGGTAGACCGCGCAGGCGTACATGAAATCCTGCCAGATCAGGATGCCCTCGCGGTCGCAAAGCTCATAGAAGAAGTCGTCTTCGTAGATGCCGCCGCCCCAGACGCGGAGCATGTTCATGTTGACGTCGACCGCGTCCCGGATCGTGCGTTCGTAGGTCTCGCGGGTGACGCGGGGCAGGAAGCAGTCGCAGGGGATGTAGTTGGCGCCCTTGCAGAAAACGGGTTCGCCGTTGAGCAGGAACCGCAGGCTGCGTCCGTAGGCGTCGGGCTTCTTCTCGACGGTGACGGAGCGGAGCCCGACCTGTGCGCTGTGGCCGGCCAGCACACGGCCGCCAAGCTCCACGGAGGTACGGAAAGTATAGAGGTGCGGTTCGCCCATGCCGCGGCACCACCATAGTTCCGGATGCTCGATCGTGAACGGGACGCTGACCCGGTTCATGCCCGCGTGGAGCTGCACGCTGCGCGAACCGAGCACCCGTTTGCCGTCGGAGACGGTGACGACGGCGTTTTCGACGGGCGCTGCCGCTTCGATCTCCACCTGCGTCTCGACACGGGCGGCTTCGGACGAGACCTCCGTCTGGCGGTGGAATACGTCTTCCAGACGCAGCTCGTTCCAGCCCTGAAGTTTTACCGGACGCCAGATGCCCGACGTAACCAGCCGCGGACCCCAGTCCCAGCCGTAATGATAGCCCGCCTTGCGGGTGAAAGGGCTGAGTTTTTTCCGTCGAGTCCCCCGTTGTCCGCCTGATCGTTCCAAGCCTCGTAACGGTAGGGCAGGGATTCGTACTGCGGCAGGGCCTTTTTGATCGGGGAGTGGAAATAGACGCGCAGCACGTTGCCGCGCTCCTTGAGCAGGGGTTTGACTTCGGCGGCCCAGCGGCGGAACATGTTGTCCGCCGTCAGGATCTGCGTTTCGTTCAGGAAGACGTCGGCATAGGTGTCCAGACCGAGGAACTCCAGCCGGACGTGTTCATAGCCGCGCGTCAGCGCTCCGGCGTCGAAGGAGACTTCGTAGATCCAGTCTTCCTTGTCGATCCACTGCAGGGAGCGTTCGTTGAGCCGGTAGTAGGGATCTTCGATCAGCCCGTTGTCCATCAGGTCGGTGTGGACTACGCCGGGTACCGTCGCCGGATGCCATTCGTTTCGGTTCGCCTGTCTGAACTTCCAGCCGGAGTGAAGCGGCATCGTGTCGTTGGCGGCCGATCCGATCGTCGCCGATCCCGCTAAAAATAATGTCATAATTGCCTTCAGGGTTTGTTTGTACATGACTAGTTCTCTTTGGTGAGGGTGAGGGGCATCGTGTTCAGGTTCAGGTTGATGGTGTAGGTTCCCGACGCATACCCGAAGCGCGACGGATAGAACTGCGGGGCGCCCTTGGCGTCGCTTGTGGCCTGATCGTCAATGCGGATCACCGTGCCGAACGGCGCGTCGGGGGTCTGTCCGTACCAAGGCCACCAGCCGTCGGACGAAGCGAAGATCTTGAATCCCTTGTAATCGCCGTCGAAATTCATGGCGACACCCGTGGCTTCCCATTCGTTGTCGCCCTTCTTGGGCCGGTAGGTGCGGCTTTCCCAGCCGCCCGGAGTGGCTTCGCCGGTCATCGAATAGGCGGTCGAGTAGTCGATGCTTTTCGCGGTGAGCGTCATCTTCATCGTGTTGAGGTTTACCTCGATGTCGTAAACGCCGTTCTCGTAGCCGAACGATCCCGGCTGGAACTGCGCTTCACCGCTTTTATATACGGCGATCTTTCCGAACGTCTCCGCCGAAAGGTCCTGTGCGGCGAAACGGGGATCGTCCGTGTCGTTGACGTTGCGCGAGAAGTAGAATTTGAAGCCGTTGTTCAGGCTCATGGGCTGCACGCGCAGCTCGACGCCGGAGGCCTGATACAGGTGGGAGCCTTCGCGGCTTTCGGGCAGTTCGAGGCCCGCGTTCAGATCCCACTGCCACGGGGTGGCCGCACCCACCATGATCAGCGAGGGCGGGAAGTTCGGATAGGTCGTCTTCGGCGTTATTGCGCAGTTTTTGATCTCCGACAGCTGGGCGTCGAACTCCTCGTCCGCGTTTTTCGCATATACGGCGAACCGCACCGCCGCTTCGGTGCCGGCTTCCAGATCGAAAGTGTTGAGAAGCAGCTGATTCAGCTCGCCGTGAGTGAAGTCGTGTGTCAGGGCCGCGCCCTTGTCGATGACGACCGGACCGGAGAACATGTCGCGGTCGGTCAGGTTGACGTAGAGCGTGTAGGCGACCTCGGTCTGCTCGTCGTCGGTCGCGGCGGTCCATTCGGCGTGCAGGGCCGGTTGGTCGGAGTGCTCCGGGTCGACCAGCACGGCATCGGCCGAGAGGGTCAGCGTGGGGGCTGTCAGGGTTGCGGGTTCCGGAACCGGTTTTTCGGCCGTGTCGTCGGAACTGCAGGCGGCGGCCAGAAGAAGGGTGGCGGCCAGACCCGCGGTCAGATAGTAGAGTTTTCTTCGCATATAGGTTGGTTTTTGATTGGATTGATCGGGTGTATATGCCGAAAACAAAATTATCGTTTTGTCCGAGCCTGCAATAGAAAGGTTCGAAAAGCAAAAAAGTTTGATCGGATCGTATCAATCCGACGCTTTTTTTGCGCATGAAAAGGCCCTGAAAAGTGGGTTATACGAATTTTAAATATTATTAAAAACGATGAAACGGAATATGTATGGGTTGATTCGCTGGTATTATGTGATCTTTTTGTTGTATTATTCGATTGAAGTGTGTCATGGCTCTTGGAAAATACTTTTCGACGATGTAATTTTACCTAAAACCACACGGATTAACATGCAATGTATTGTTAATCATGTATATAACCTGATAATAACCGGCCTATGAAAAAACTCTTCCTTTTTCTCTGTCTTCTGTTCCTGCTGCCGACCGCCGCTTTGTGCAGGGATAAAACCTATACGATTCAATCACCCGATTGTTCGTTGACCGTCACGATCGGATGCGGTGATCGAATCGTATATTCCGTCCGATCGGATACGAATCAGATTCTGAAGCCTTCGCCCTTGGCTCTCAGGCTCGTTTCCGGCGAATGCTGGGGCCGGCGGAGCCGGGTGGCCGGAGTGCGGCGCTACCGGATCGACGAGGTGTACGACGCACCTGTTTATAAAAAGCGGAAGGTGGAGGATCGCTGCAACGGGATCGTGATCGATTTCCGGGAGGGATTTTCGCTGGAGTTCCGGGCCTATGACGACGCGGTGGCTTACCGCTTCGTCGCGCGTCAGCCCGGCGAGGTGCTCGTTGCGGGCGAAGAGGCCCGGTTCCGGTTCGCTCCGGGAGCCGTCGCATTCGTGCCCTATGTGCGCGACACCCCTTGCAGGCACGACGGACTGGCTTTCGGCGAGCAGTTCATGCAGTCGTTCGAGAACACCTATACCCGTACGCCGCTTTGCGAAATGGACTCCGCCCGCTTGGCGTTCCTGCCGCTGCTCGTGCAGACGGCCGGGGGTGTGAACGTCTGCATCACGGACGCCGACCTCGAATCCTATCCGGGCATGTTCCTGCACCGAAGCGGCGCGGACGAACTCGAAGGCGTTTTCGCGCCCTCTCCGCGGAAGGTCGTGCCGGGCGGTTACGACCGCATGCAGGGCGTGGTCGAGGAGTACGAGCCGTTCATAGCCTCCCTTGCGCCGGGAGACCGGCTGCCGTGGCGGGCGCTCAGTATCGTGCGGCAGGATGCCCGGCTCGCGGACAACGATCTGGTCTGGAAGCTCGCTTCGCCCTGCCGGCTCGACGATATTTCGTGGATCGAACCCGGCAAGGCCGCGTGGGAGTGGTGGAACGACTGGGGGCTTTCCGGCGTGGACTTCACGGCGGGGATCAACCAGCCCACCTATGAATATTACATCGATTTCGCATCCCGCAACGGTCTGCGCTACCTCGTTCTGGACGACGGCTGGAGCCGCGATCACCATTCGCCGCTGGAGACGGCCCCCGGACTCGATCTGCCGGCGCTGGTGAAGTACGGCGAAGAGCGGGGCGTGGGACTGATCCTCTGGCTCGGCTACCTCCCGTTCGCCGAACAGATGGAGGAGCTTTGCGAGCACTATTCCGAAATGGGCATCAAGGGATTCAAGGTCGATTTCATGGACAGGGACGACCAGCAGATGGTCCGGTTCGTCTACGATGCCGCCCGTACGGCCGCACGGTACAGGCTGCTGCTCGACCTGCACGGCATATTCAAGCCTGCGGGAATCCAGCGGACCTATCCCAACGTCATCAATTTCGAAGGCGTGCACGGGCTGGAGCAGGTCAAATGGTCGCCCGTCGAGGTCGATCAGGTTACCTATGACGTGACGGTGCCCTTCATCCGGATGATGGCCGGACCGATGGATTATACGCAGGGAGCCATGCGCAATGCCTCGAAAGCGAATTTCCGGCCGGTGAATTCCGAGCCGATGAGTCAGGGAACCCGCTGCCGGCAGCTGGCCGAGTATGTCGTGTTCGATGCTCCGCTCGCGATGCTGTGCGACTCCCCGTCGGCCTACGGACGGGAACCCGAATGCCTGCGCTTCATCTCCGGCGTGCCTACCGTCTGGGATGAGACCGAAGTGCTCGCCGGCGAGGTCGGCGACCATATCGTGACGGCGCGCCGTCACGGCGACGTGTGGTATGTAGGGGGACTTGCCGGCTGGGACGGCCGTACGGTGCGGGTCGATCTCTCGCTGCTGCCCGAAGGGACGTATGCGGTGGAGCTGTTCCGCGACGGCGAGAACGCGGCGCGCATCGCCCAAGACTATGTCCGGGAGGAGTTCCTGCTGGCTCCCGGTAAATCGTTCGATGTGAAAATGTTCCCCGGAGGCGGTTTCGCCGCCCGGATAACCAAGCGATAGCGTATGGGCATACGTCTTAGGGAAAAGATCGGTTACGGACTCGGCGATACGGCCTCTTCGATGCTGTGGAAGCTCTTCAGCGTCTACCTGATGTTCTTCTATACGGACATCTGCGGCATCGACGCATGGGTGGTCGGCGTCCTGTTTCTGGTGACGCGGATCTGGGATTCGCTGCTCGATCCCGTCGTCGGGCTTCTGTGCGACCGCACATCCAGCCGGTGGGGGACCTTCCGGCCGTGGCTGCTGTGGGGCGCCCTGCCCTTCGGGGCGTTGGGCGTCCTGACCTTCTACATGCCGGAGTGGGGAACGGGCGGAAAGGTGGTCTATGCGACCGTGACCTATTCGCTGATGATGATCGTCTATTCGTCGGTCAATGTGCCC contains these protein-coding regions:
- a CDS encoding SusE domain-containing protein, whose amino-acid sequence is MRRKLYYLTAGLAATLLLAAACSSDDTAEKPVPEPATLTAPTLTLSADAVLVDPEHSDQPALHAEWTAATDDEQTEVAYTLYVNLTDRDMFSGPVVIDKGAALTHDFTHGELNQLLLNTFDLEAGTEAAVRFAVYAKNADEEFDAQLSEIKNCAITPKTTYPNFPPSLIMVGAATPWQWDLNAGLELPESREGSHLYQASGVELRVQPMSLNNGFKFYFSRNVNDTDDPRFAAQDLSAETFGKIAVYKSGEAQFQPGSFGYENGVYDIEVNLNTMKMTLTAKSIDYSTAYSMTGEATPGGWESRTYRPKKGDNEWEATGVAMNFDGDYKGFKIFASSDGWWPWYGQTPDAPFGTVIRIDDQATSDAKGAPQFYPSRFGYASGTYTINLNLNTMPLTLTKEN
- a CDS encoding glycoside hydrolase family 97 protein codes for the protein MKKLFLFLCLLFLLPTAALCRDKTYTIQSPDCSLTVTIGCGDRIVYSVRSDTNQILKPSPLALRLVSGECWGRRSRVAGVRRYRIDEVYDAPVYKKRKVEDRCNGIVIDFREGFSLEFRAYDDAVAYRFVARQPGEVLVAGEEARFRFAPGAVAFVPYVRDTPCRHDGLAFGEQFMQSFENTYTRTPLCEMDSARLAFLPLLVQTAGGVNVCITDADLESYPGMFLHRSGADELEGVFAPSPRKVVPGGYDRMQGVVEEYEPFIASLAPGDRLPWRALSIVRQDARLADNDLVWKLASPCRLDDISWIEPGKAAWEWWNDWGLSGVDFTAGINQPTYEYYIDFASRNGLRYLVLDDGWSRDHHSPLETAPGLDLPALVKYGEERGVGLILWLGYLPFAEQMEELCEHYSEMGIKGFKVDFMDRDDQQMVRFVYDAARTAARYRLLLDLHGIFKPAGIQRTYPNVINFEGVHGLEQVKWSPVEVDQVTYDVTVPFIRMMAGPMDYTQGAMRNASKANFRPVNSEPMSQGTRCRQLAEYVVFDAPLAMLCDSPSAYGREPECLRFISGVPTVWDETEVLAGEVGDHIVTARRHGDVWYVGGLAGWDGRTVRVDLSLLPEGTYAVELFRDGENAARIAQDYVREEFLLAPGKSFDVKMFPGGGFAARITKR